From Camelina sativa cultivar DH55 chromosome 20, Cs, whole genome shotgun sequence, the proteins below share one genomic window:
- the LOC104770730 gene encoding DNA-directed RNA polymerase III subunit rpc6-like, translating into MSKRRRPEPKLTGRDPNEAHEKKLLDFIRSKQGTGATMYELKADKTIPPTMFTRLVNSLKKKNLIKDIPTMTNKGHKHFLAVEFEPDKELTGGEWYTDGTLDVSKIEDLKAKCVMILERHRHRVVTLDVMCTYFVKEEKLSEEQTKEILKNLVLDNLIIEVKSTGMNEFASTRIGEVCYRLAGKKSGNGEARGGAFASIPCGACPHIGLCSPGGAISPTTCVYFQKWLDF; encoded by the coding sequence ATGAGTAAACGAAGACGCCCAGAGCCGAAACTAACGGGTCGTGATCCGAACGAAGCACACGAGAAGAAGCTTCTCGATTTTATTAGAAGCAAGCAAGGAACAGGTGCAACCATGTACGAGCTGAAAGCCGATAAAACCATCCCACCGACTATGTTTACTCGACTGGTCAATtctctcaagaagaagaatctcatCAAAGACATACCAACCATGACCAACAAAGGTCATAAACATTTCTTAGCTGTTGAGTTTGAGCCTGACAAAGAACTCACTGGTGGGGAATGGTACACTGATGGTACCCTTGACGTGTCCAAGATCGAAGATTTAAAGGCTAAGTGTGTTATGATTTTGGAGAGGCATAGGCATAGGGTTGTTACTTTGGATGTTATGTGTACTTATTTTGTTAAAGAGGAGAAGTTGAGTGAAGAGCAGACTAAGGAGATTCTCAAGAATTTGGTTTTGGATAATCTGATCATTGAGGTGAAGAGTACTGGAATGAACGAGTTTGCTTCTACCAGGATTGGAGAAGTTTGTTACAGGTTGGCTGGGAAAAAATCTGGTAATGGTGAGGCTAGAGGTGGAGCTTTTGCTTCGATTCCTTGTGGTGCTTGTCCTCATATTGGTCTTTGTTCACCTGGTGGTGCTATCTCCCCTACTACATGTGTTTATTTTCAGAAATGGTTAGACttttag
- the LOC104770732 gene encoding dual specificity protein phosphatase PHS1 isoform X1, translating to MVISQEKDEDKDIYLGHDEHESPLPLTVTSRVLYMLGDIASGPAYRFTQWLDLVRKRSATYGSSGFPHRLHRFDDLITSAGERNADPKSPPTKQSSEISLWERLGKASIVDIESSCFSWNMLSSLHHTEHSSSTDLSEEDQSKPLEVTVNSGGVVFFALFNSSSGEDASRKEEAAVIKFASSRMATQSERLGYEFSKWLGVQIPQARVIHSCNPEWTLIREATEKAQAKATSEGDEVGEMTCSELLEALELSRCLLLMSYVHGCPMLESMSSFETEEKAERAAAALGRILVLDLVIRNEDRLPCRQLRWRGNPANLLLTDRTVSSTKNLERSFEEAFDSAIKRYHPKDYRSIQRERRASSVDSRSRLSISDQMLVSQSSDFSDITESPKSYDTGLMSPMSDRSVAADFHLVAIDSGVPRRPPAGKRTSDQEIYPRLVELLLNSSQYSSNLLHEITEGNLGNPLTENGEETSKVRSVVTPVVREFRNGFRAGLRDLQEFHIFLVTLHQKLDVLLRAFFSMMDKTMYADFDREDFAIPESPSHIHGHEVTHYPSPSKDRVASDSDHSEADMQKSVPRTPNSENKEDACSPKSRESWHGRSCRGGESLSSQRLAAKLRDFHKFAKIDAESNKELDQWNETLRNEVMKLCQENGFNTGFFEGSDNNSCTDAYELKVRLEHILERISLICKAANTEKPSMIQDNLFIGGGLAARSVYTLQHVGITHILCLCANEIGQSDTQYPDLFKYKNFSITDDEDSNIESIFQEALDFINHGEETGGKILVHCFEGRSRSATVVLAYLMLRKNLTLLEAWSKLRKVHRRAQPNDGFARMLVNLDKKCHGKVSMEWRQRKPTMKVCPVCGKNAGLSSSSLKLHLQKSHKKLSSGSVDSAMNMEIQKALEALQLSTGRGSSASPNSFQSHSG from the exons ATGGTGATATCGCAGGAGAAAGACGAAGATAAAGATATATACCTTGGTCACGACGAGCACGAGTCTCCTCTTCCTCTCACCGTCACTTCTCGT GTTTTGTACATGTTAGGAGATATAGCATCTGGTCCAGCTTATCGTTTTACTCAATGGTTGGATTTGGTTCGTAAACGAAGTGCTACTTACGGTTCCTCTGGCTTCCCTCACCGTCTTCACCGCTTCGATGATTTGATCACTAG TGCAGGTGAGAGGAATGCTGATCCGAAGAGTCCACCGACTAAGCAGAGTTCAGAAATTAGTTTGTGGGAAAGGCTTGGTAAAGCTTCTATTGTGGATATCGAATCGAGCTGTTTTTCATGGAACATGTTGTCTTCTCTTCACCATACTGAACATAGTAGTAGTACCGATCTTTCTGAAGAGGACCAGAGTAAACCCCTTGAG GTTACTGTGAATTCTGGGGGAGTTGTTTTCTTTGCCCTGTTCAATAGTTCCAGCGGTGAAGATGCTTCTCGAAAGGAAGAAGCAGCAGTTATAAAATTTGCATCATCAAGGATGGCTACACAATCAGAACGTCTTGGTTATGAGTTTTCCAAGTGGCTAGGAGTGCAGATTCCGCAg GCTAGAGTAATTCATAGCTGTAATCCTGAGTGGACACTAATCAGAGAAGCAACTGAAAAGGCACAAGCTAAAGCAACTTCGGAGGGAGATGAAGTTGGTGAAATGACATGTTCGGAACTTCTGGAAGCCCTTGAGCTCAGCCGTTGTCTTCTCTTAATGAG TTATGTTCATGGATGTCCAATGCTAGAGAGCATGAGTAGTTTTGAAACTGAAGAAAAAGCAGAGAGAGCTGCTGCAGCTCTAGGGAGAATCTTGGTGCTAGATCTAGTAATTAGGAACGAAGACAGATTACCTTGTCGTCAGCTGAGATGGCGTGGCAACCCGGCAAATCTGTTATTAACAGATAGAACTGTGTCTTCAACAAAAAATCTTGAACGTTCATTTGAAGAAGCTTTTGATTCCGCCATCAAACGGTACCATCCAAAGGACTACAGATCCATTCAAAGGGAAAGAAGAGCTTCTTCCGTAGATAGCAGATCCAGGTTGAGCATCAGTGATCAAATGTTGGTCTCACAGTCGTCTGATTTTTCTGATATAACGGAATCACCTAAATCATATGACACTGGTTTAATGAGTCCAATGTCTGATAGATCAGTAGCTGCCGATTTTCACCTCGTTGCCATAGACTCGGGTGTTCCACGGCGGCCTCCTGCTGGAAAACGGACAAGCGACCAAGAAATTTATCCAAGattagttgagctactcctcaaTAGTAGCCAATATTCTTCAAATTTGTTACATGAAATAACAGAAGGAAACTTAGGAAATCCACTGACAGAAAATGGTGAAGAAACATCTAAAGTTCGATCTGTAGTAACACCAGTTGTACGTGAGTTCCGAAATGGTTTTCGTGCTGGTCTCAGGGATTTGCAAGAGTTTCACATCTTCCTTgttacccttcatcagaaactagATGTGTTGCTTCGCGCATTCTTTAGTATGATGGACAAAACAATGTATGCAGATTTTGATAGAGAAGATTTTGCTATTCCTGAATCGCCTTCACATATTCATGGGCATGAAGTGACTCATTATCCATCTCCCTCGAAAGATCGGGTGGCTAGTGATAGTGATCACAGTGAGGCGGATATGCAAAAATCAGTTCCTAGGACACCAAattcagaaaacaaagaagatgcTTGTTCGCCTAAGTCACGAGAAAGTTGGCATGGAAGATCCTGTAGAGGGGGAGAATCTCTTAGCAGTCAGCGTTTGGCAGCAAAGCTTCGAGACTTTCATAAATTTGCTAAG ATTGATGCCGAGTCTAATAAAGAACTAGACCAGTGGAATGAAACACTGCGGAACGAAGTTATGAAACTCTGCCAAGAGAACGGTTTCAACACTGGGTTTTTTGAGGGCAGTGATAATAACAGCTGCACTGATGCTTACGAGCTAAAG GTTAGACTTGAGCATATTCTTGAGAGGATATCATTGATTTGCAAAGCGGCTAATACAGAGAAACCATCAATGATACAAGATAATCTTTTTATCGGGGGAGGACTGGCTGCTAGGTCAGTTTACACTCTTCAACATGTAGGTATAACTCATATACTATGTTTGTGCGCAAATGAAATCGGGCAATCGGATACTCAGTACCCTGATCTGTTCAAGTACAAAAATTTCTCA ATAACCGACGATGAAGACTCAAACATCGAGAGCATCTTTCAAGAAGCTCTCGATTTCATCAACCATGGCGAGGAAACAGGTGGCAAGATTTTGGTTCATTGCTTCGAAGGTCGGAGTAGAAGCGCAACTGTAGTGCTAGCTTACCTAATGCTCCGAAA GAACCTCACACTTTTAGAAGCGTGGAGCAAACTAAGGAAAGTACATAGACGAGCTCAACCGAACGACGGATTTGCCCGGATGTTAGTTAACCTCGACAAGAAATGTCACGGAAAGGTGTCAATGGAGTGGAGACAGAGGAAACCGACAATGAAAGTGTGTCCAGTTTGTGGTAAGAACGCAGGTCTAAGCAGCAGTTCTCTGAAGCTTCATCTCCAGAAATCTCACAAGAAACTGTCTTCAGGAAGTGTTGACAGTGCAATGAACATGGAGATCCAAAAGGCTTTGGAGGCTCTTCAACTCAGCACTGGCCGTGGCTCAAGTGCTAGCCCCAATTCTTTTCAGTCTCATTCTGGTTAG
- the LOC104770732 gene encoding dual specificity protein phosphatase PHS1 isoform X2 translates to MLSSLHHTEHSSSTDLSEEDQSKPLEVTVNSGGVVFFALFNSSSGEDASRKEEAAVIKFASSRMATQSERLGYEFSKWLGVQIPQARVIHSCNPEWTLIREATEKAQAKATSEGDEVGEMTCSELLEALELSRCLLLMSYVHGCPMLESMSSFETEEKAERAAAALGRILVLDLVIRNEDRLPCRQLRWRGNPANLLLTDRTVSSTKNLERSFEEAFDSAIKRYHPKDYRSIQRERRASSVDSRSRLSISDQMLVSQSSDFSDITESPKSYDTGLMSPMSDRSVAADFHLVAIDSGVPRRPPAGKRTSDQEIYPRLVELLLNSSQYSSNLLHEITEGNLGNPLTENGEETSKVRSVVTPVVREFRNGFRAGLRDLQEFHIFLVTLHQKLDVLLRAFFSMMDKTMYADFDREDFAIPESPSHIHGHEVTHYPSPSKDRVASDSDHSEADMQKSVPRTPNSENKEDACSPKSRESWHGRSCRGGESLSSQRLAAKLRDFHKFAKIDAESNKELDQWNETLRNEVMKLCQENGFNTGFFEGSDNNSCTDAYELKVRLEHILERISLICKAANTEKPSMIQDNLFIGGGLAARSVYTLQHVGITHILCLCANEIGQSDTQYPDLFKYKNFSITDDEDSNIESIFQEALDFINHGEETGGKILVHCFEGRSRSATVVLAYLMLRKNLTLLEAWSKLRKVHRRAQPNDGFARMLVNLDKKCHGKVSMEWRQRKPTMKVCPVCGKNAGLSSSSLKLHLQKSHKKLSSGSVDSAMNMEIQKALEALQLSTGRGSSASPNSFQSHSG, encoded by the exons ATGTTGTCTTCTCTTCACCATACTGAACATAGTAGTAGTACCGATCTTTCTGAAGAGGACCAGAGTAAACCCCTTGAG GTTACTGTGAATTCTGGGGGAGTTGTTTTCTTTGCCCTGTTCAATAGTTCCAGCGGTGAAGATGCTTCTCGAAAGGAAGAAGCAGCAGTTATAAAATTTGCATCATCAAGGATGGCTACACAATCAGAACGTCTTGGTTATGAGTTTTCCAAGTGGCTAGGAGTGCAGATTCCGCAg GCTAGAGTAATTCATAGCTGTAATCCTGAGTGGACACTAATCAGAGAAGCAACTGAAAAGGCACAAGCTAAAGCAACTTCGGAGGGAGATGAAGTTGGTGAAATGACATGTTCGGAACTTCTGGAAGCCCTTGAGCTCAGCCGTTGTCTTCTCTTAATGAG TTATGTTCATGGATGTCCAATGCTAGAGAGCATGAGTAGTTTTGAAACTGAAGAAAAAGCAGAGAGAGCTGCTGCAGCTCTAGGGAGAATCTTGGTGCTAGATCTAGTAATTAGGAACGAAGACAGATTACCTTGTCGTCAGCTGAGATGGCGTGGCAACCCGGCAAATCTGTTATTAACAGATAGAACTGTGTCTTCAACAAAAAATCTTGAACGTTCATTTGAAGAAGCTTTTGATTCCGCCATCAAACGGTACCATCCAAAGGACTACAGATCCATTCAAAGGGAAAGAAGAGCTTCTTCCGTAGATAGCAGATCCAGGTTGAGCATCAGTGATCAAATGTTGGTCTCACAGTCGTCTGATTTTTCTGATATAACGGAATCACCTAAATCATATGACACTGGTTTAATGAGTCCAATGTCTGATAGATCAGTAGCTGCCGATTTTCACCTCGTTGCCATAGACTCGGGTGTTCCACGGCGGCCTCCTGCTGGAAAACGGACAAGCGACCAAGAAATTTATCCAAGattagttgagctactcctcaaTAGTAGCCAATATTCTTCAAATTTGTTACATGAAATAACAGAAGGAAACTTAGGAAATCCACTGACAGAAAATGGTGAAGAAACATCTAAAGTTCGATCTGTAGTAACACCAGTTGTACGTGAGTTCCGAAATGGTTTTCGTGCTGGTCTCAGGGATTTGCAAGAGTTTCACATCTTCCTTgttacccttcatcagaaactagATGTGTTGCTTCGCGCATTCTTTAGTATGATGGACAAAACAATGTATGCAGATTTTGATAGAGAAGATTTTGCTATTCCTGAATCGCCTTCACATATTCATGGGCATGAAGTGACTCATTATCCATCTCCCTCGAAAGATCGGGTGGCTAGTGATAGTGATCACAGTGAGGCGGATATGCAAAAATCAGTTCCTAGGACACCAAattcagaaaacaaagaagatgcTTGTTCGCCTAAGTCACGAGAAAGTTGGCATGGAAGATCCTGTAGAGGGGGAGAATCTCTTAGCAGTCAGCGTTTGGCAGCAAAGCTTCGAGACTTTCATAAATTTGCTAAG ATTGATGCCGAGTCTAATAAAGAACTAGACCAGTGGAATGAAACACTGCGGAACGAAGTTATGAAACTCTGCCAAGAGAACGGTTTCAACACTGGGTTTTTTGAGGGCAGTGATAATAACAGCTGCACTGATGCTTACGAGCTAAAG GTTAGACTTGAGCATATTCTTGAGAGGATATCATTGATTTGCAAAGCGGCTAATACAGAGAAACCATCAATGATACAAGATAATCTTTTTATCGGGGGAGGACTGGCTGCTAGGTCAGTTTACACTCTTCAACATGTAGGTATAACTCATATACTATGTTTGTGCGCAAATGAAATCGGGCAATCGGATACTCAGTACCCTGATCTGTTCAAGTACAAAAATTTCTCA ATAACCGACGATGAAGACTCAAACATCGAGAGCATCTTTCAAGAAGCTCTCGATTTCATCAACCATGGCGAGGAAACAGGTGGCAAGATTTTGGTTCATTGCTTCGAAGGTCGGAGTAGAAGCGCAACTGTAGTGCTAGCTTACCTAATGCTCCGAAA GAACCTCACACTTTTAGAAGCGTGGAGCAAACTAAGGAAAGTACATAGACGAGCTCAACCGAACGACGGATTTGCCCGGATGTTAGTTAACCTCGACAAGAAATGTCACGGAAAGGTGTCAATGGAGTGGAGACAGAGGAAACCGACAATGAAAGTGTGTCCAGTTTGTGGTAAGAACGCAGGTCTAAGCAGCAGTTCTCTGAAGCTTCATCTCCAGAAATCTCACAAGAAACTGTCTTCAGGAAGTGTTGACAGTGCAATGAACATGGAGATCCAAAAGGCTTTGGAGGCTCTTCAACTCAGCACTGGCCGTGGCTCAAGTGCTAGCCCCAATTCTTTTCAGTCTCATTCTGGTTAG
- the LOC104772498 gene encoding F-box/LRR-repeat protein At3g48880-like, giving the protein MSSLMDQEASSENVIETSDIKEPKTENVVKGWENLDTDILVRILEEHFSINELTSGLELAHVCRGWRAVCCDPLLWDTLDLSHMNSVYIKAVKSPYVYVRRRCDEKVTRILKLFMSLSKGNTRTLIVNFNLILTSDMLTYTAERCPNLRRLVLPTMTRISKTGMKIALGFCENLESLTIPSLHDSQFLFSSIVKKLTFRELKVMGRIPAIFAEKLVEHLPNLKVLSLRCNAIYRDALLIILDGLESLEVLNISHSYLVVKQEHPEKKKLIVRELDQTIMEKASKLKRFVTCMEYMTCVMCKRTEKDVGRVRWNRYEEGLWKADEVSSLHL; this is encoded by the exons ATGTCTTCATTAATGGATCAAGAAGCCTCCAGCGAAAATGTTATCGAGACATCTGATATCAAGgaaccaaaaacagaaaatgtagTCAAAGGATGGGAAAATCTGGACACCGACATCTTGGTGCGGATACTTGAGGAACATTTTAGCATTAATGAGTTGACATCTGGATTAGAGCTAGCTCATGTCTGTAGAGGGTGGCGTGCGGTTTGTTGTGATCCCCTTTTGTGGGATACGCTCGACCTATCGCACATGAACTCTGTTTACATCAAAGCCGTAAAGAGCCCATATGTGTATGTGCGGCGCCGATGTGATGAGAAGGTGACTCGGATCTTGAAACTCTTCATGAGCCTTAGCAAAGGAAACACAAGGACCTTGATTGTTAATTTCAACCTGATTCTCACTAGTGATATGCTTACTTACACCGcagaaag GTGTCCAAACTTGAGACGCTTAGTGCTACCAACTATGACTAGAATATCGAAAACGGGTATGAAAATTGCCTTGGGCTTCTGTGAAAATCTAGAATCACTAACAATACCAAGCCTCCATGACTCGCAATTTCTCTTTTCATCGATTGTCAAGAAACTGACGTTCAGAGAGCTCAAGGTAATGGGTCGCATCCCTGCTATATTCGCCGAGAAACTCGTTGAGCATCTCCCAAATCTCAAAGTCCTCAGCCTCAGATGCAATGCCATATACCGAGACGCCCTTTTGATAATCTTGGATGGACTAGAGAGCCTTGAGGTTCTCAACATCTCTCATTCTTACCTAGTGGTGAAGCAGGAGCATCCTGAGAAAAAGAAGCTCATCGTGAGGGAGCTTGACCAGACGATAATGGAGAAGGCCTCGAAGCTGAAGAGGTTTGTGACTTGTATGGAGTACATGACGTGTGTGATGTGCAAGAGGACGGAGAAAGATGTAGGACGCGTGAGGTGGAATAGGTACGAGGAAGGGCTATGGAAAGCTGACGAAGTAAGCTCTCTTCATCTTTAA